One stretch of Paraburkholderia fungorum DNA includes these proteins:
- a CDS encoding PRC-barrel domain-containing protein, with the protein MTGGFSRPAWRLPIFAVFALLMLSALSGCGSLLWGNQQAPIVDATVMPVEPASAPVAASAPEPVETEANEPEQPKKPRKPVVKPHKVEPPPPVAAPAPPPPPPPPLIVLRTIERNEARALLDSEVQKPDGKVVGRAVDLIADALGKPREMVVNLQGFLGVGDRKVNFPWSAFRFTPAAKTAPITLNATAVPATAAKPAPVQLPLIDATVERSNGAKVGRVIDVLVDANAQPQAVVLDVNGMVSTERRTIAANWSALHFVTKDKELHPQIDLSDAQINATPPYASDKPIRAVSPAPPPAPASAAAAPAAATSAVASNARAAR; encoded by the coding sequence ATGACTGGCGGTTTTTCGCGTCCTGCCTGGCGTTTGCCGATTTTTGCTGTCTTCGCGCTGCTGATGCTGTCCGCGCTGTCCGGTTGCGGGAGCCTCTTATGGGGCAACCAGCAGGCGCCGATCGTCGACGCCACGGTGATGCCCGTCGAGCCCGCCAGCGCCCCGGTGGCGGCGTCCGCGCCCGAGCCGGTCGAAACCGAGGCCAACGAGCCCGAACAGCCGAAAAAACCGAGGAAACCGGTCGTCAAGCCGCACAAGGTCGAGCCGCCACCGCCGGTCGCCGCGCCCGCGCCGCCGCCTCCCCCGCCGCCGCCGCTGATCGTGTTGCGCACGATCGAGCGCAACGAAGCGCGCGCGCTGCTCGATAGCGAAGTGCAGAAACCCGACGGCAAGGTCGTCGGACGCGCGGTCGATCTGATCGCCGACGCGCTCGGCAAGCCGCGCGAGATGGTCGTCAATCTGCAAGGTTTTCTCGGTGTCGGCGACCGCAAAGTGAATTTCCCGTGGAGCGCGTTCCGCTTCACGCCCGCCGCGAAAACTGCGCCGATCACGCTGAACGCGACCGCCGTCCCCGCGACGGCGGCCAAGCCCGCGCCGGTGCAGTTGCCGCTGATCGACGCCACCGTCGAACGCTCGAACGGCGCGAAAGTGGGCCGCGTGATCGACGTGCTGGTCGACGCCAACGCACAGCCGCAGGCGGTCGTTCTCGATGTCAACGGAATGGTCAGCACGGAGCGGCGCACGATTGCCGCGAACTGGTCGGCGCTGCACTTCGTCACGAAAGACAAGGAACTGCATCCGCAAATCGATTTGAGCGACGCGCAGATCAACGCCACCCCGCCGTATGCGAGCGATAAACCGATCCGTGCGGTGTCGCCCGCGCCGCCGCCCGCTCCGGCATCGGCCGCGGCGGCGCCTGCGGCGGCAACCTCTGCTGTGGCGTCTAACGCACGGGCGGCCCGATGA
- a CDS encoding MFS transporter, which translates to MIGRTQVTTRSLRALDWLNFFVANVQTGFGPFIASYLASHKWTQGEIGMALSVGTISAMVSQVPGGAAVDALRNKKGAAAWAIVAIILSAVLLATSPTVLPVIAAEVFHGFASCMLTPALAAISFALVGRANLGDRLGRNARWASIGSAVAAGLMGVFGEYYSPRAVFWLTAGLAVPALIALTMIQRTDTVELPKAAPTPQQIERRESLRALLRDRRMLLFAACIVLFHLSNAAMLNLAAGEVTAGMGDNVQLVIAACIIVPQAIVAMMSPWVGRSAERWGRRPILLLGFSALPIRALLFAGISSPYLLVPVQMLDGLSAAVFGVMLPLIAADVAGDKGRYNLCIGLFGLAAGIGATLSTTAAGFVADHFGNAVSFFGLAAAGALAVLLVWAAMPETRDASAAGDDAPVGNGEKTAAR; encoded by the coding sequence ATGATCGGCCGCACTCAGGTCACGACGCGCAGTCTGCGGGCGCTCGACTGGCTGAATTTTTTCGTCGCGAATGTGCAGACCGGCTTCGGGCCGTTCATCGCGTCGTACCTCGCATCGCACAAGTGGACCCAGGGCGAGATCGGCATGGCGCTGTCGGTCGGCACGATCAGCGCAATGGTGAGCCAGGTGCCTGGCGGCGCCGCCGTCGACGCATTGCGCAACAAGAAAGGCGCGGCCGCCTGGGCGATCGTCGCGATCATCCTGAGCGCGGTGCTGCTGGCCACCAGTCCGACCGTGTTGCCGGTGATCGCCGCCGAGGTGTTCCACGGCTTCGCCAGTTGCATGCTGACACCGGCGCTCGCCGCGATCTCGTTCGCGCTGGTGGGGCGCGCGAATCTCGGCGACCGGCTCGGGCGTAACGCGCGCTGGGCGTCGATCGGCAGCGCGGTCGCGGCCGGGCTGATGGGCGTGTTTGGCGAATACTATTCGCCGCGCGCGGTGTTCTGGCTGACCGCCGGGCTGGCAGTGCCCGCGCTGATCGCGCTGACGATGATCCAGCGCACCGATACCGTCGAGCTGCCGAAAGCCGCGCCGACACCGCAGCAGATCGAGCGCCGCGAAAGCCTGCGCGCGTTGCTGCGCGACAGGCGGATGCTGCTGTTTGCGGCGTGCATCGTGTTGTTCCATCTGTCGAACGCGGCGATGTTGAACCTGGCGGCGGGCGAAGTGACCGCCGGCATGGGCGACAACGTTCAACTGGTGATTGCGGCGTGCATCATCGTGCCGCAGGCCATCGTGGCGATGATGTCGCCGTGGGTCGGACGCTCCGCTGAACGCTGGGGACGCAGGCCGATCCTGCTGCTCGGCTTCTCCGCGCTGCCGATTCGCGCGTTGCTGTTCGCCGGTATCAGCAGCCCGTATCTGCTCGTGCCGGTGCAGATGCTCGACGGCCTGAGCGCGGCAGTGTTCGGCGTGATGCTGCCGCTGATCGCCGCCGACGTCGCCGGTGACAAGGGACGCTACAACCTGTGTATCGGCCTGTTCGGTCTCGCGGCGGGGATCGGTGCGACGCTGAGCACGACGGCGGCGGGCTTCGTCGCCGATCATTTCGGCAACGCGGTCAGCTTCTTCGGCCTCGCGGCGGCGGGCGCGCTGGCCGTGCTGCTGGTGTGGGCGGCGATGCCCGAGACGCGCGACGCGTCGGCAGCGGGAGACGATGCGCCGGTCGGCAATGGAGAGAAGACGGCGGCGAGGTGA
- a CDS encoding SRPBCC family protein — MTWMHPGGSDVIRAEFDVRVGGHYTIVFRKQDGGEVEVRGTYLEVVPEHKLVFTWTPRGGAEHESQVTILLEPEGGATWLTLTHERFADEAQREDHRHGWTDGIDSLERYVL, encoded by the coding sequence ATGACGTGGATGCATCCGGGCGGCTCCGACGTAATTCGCGCGGAATTCGACGTACGGGTCGGCGGACACTACACGATTGTGTTTCGCAAGCAGGACGGCGGCGAGGTTGAGGTGCGTGGCACCTATCTGGAAGTCGTGCCCGAGCACAAGCTGGTTTTCACGTGGACCCCGCGCGGCGGCGCCGAACACGAATCGCAGGTCACGATCCTGCTGGAGCCAGAGGGCGGCGCGACATGGCTCACGCTCACGCACGAACGTTTCGCCGACGAAGCACAGCGCGAAGATCATCGTCATGGCTGGACCGACGGTATCGATTCGCTGGAGCGCTACGTGCTGTGA
- a CDS encoding NCS2 family permease — protein sequence MMEPHAQPISDVATESFDGKGFLDRYFDITARGSTQRQEIVAGITTFLAMVYSVFVVPGMFGKAGFDTSAVFVAVCLTTAFGSLLMGVWARLPIAIGCAISLTAFTAFGLVLGKGLAPNVALGAVFLMGVVFTAISVTGVRSWILRNLPTGIAHGTGIGIGLFLLLIAANDVGLVVKNPGAGLPVSLGHITALPALMSVAGLAAIFGLVRRRVPGSILIVIVAISAIALAIDPAVTFHGVFAVPSLSAPGHASLIGAMDIKGALSMAVLPSVLALVMTAVFDATGTIRAVAGQAGQLDENGRIINGGRALTADSLSSIFSGLLGGAPAAAYIESTVGVAAGAKTGMTAAVVGLLFLVVMFFSPLASLVPSYATAPALMYVGLLMLSNVSKLHMDDMVDSMSGLMCAVFIVLTANIVTGIMLGFATLVIGRVVSGEYRKLNVGTVAIAVVLVGFYLGGWAI from the coding sequence ATGATGGAACCCCACGCCCAACCGATTTCCGACGTCGCAACCGAATCATTCGACGGAAAGGGCTTTCTCGACCGCTATTTCGACATTACCGCGCGCGGCAGCACGCAACGCCAGGAGATCGTCGCGGGCATCACGACCTTCCTCGCGATGGTCTATTCCGTATTCGTCGTACCCGGCATGTTCGGCAAGGCGGGCTTCGACACCAGCGCGGTGTTCGTCGCCGTGTGTCTGACCACCGCGTTCGGCTCGCTGCTGATGGGCGTGTGGGCGCGTCTGCCGATCGCGATCGGTTGCGCGATTTCGCTGACGGCGTTCACCGCGTTCGGCCTCGTGCTGGGCAAAGGGCTGGCTCCGAATGTCGCGCTCGGCGCGGTGTTCCTGATGGGCGTCGTGTTCACCGCGATTTCGGTGACCGGCGTGCGCTCGTGGATTCTGCGCAATCTGCCGACCGGTATCGCGCACGGAACCGGCATCGGCATCGGCCTGTTCCTGCTACTGATCGCCGCGAACGACGTCGGTCTCGTCGTGAAGAATCCGGGCGCGGGTTTGCCGGTGTCGCTCGGACACATCACCGCGTTGCCCGCGCTGATGTCGGTGGCGGGTCTCGCGGCGATTTTCGGGCTGGTGCGGCGTCGCGTGCCGGGTTCGATCCTGATCGTGATCGTGGCGATTTCGGCGATTGCGCTCGCGATCGATCCGGCCGTGACGTTCCACGGCGTGTTCGCGGTGCCGTCGCTGAGCGCGCCGGGACACGCGTCGCTGATCGGTGCGATGGACATCAAGGGCGCGCTGTCGATGGCGGTCCTGCCGAGCGTGCTGGCCCTCGTGATGACGGCCGTGTTCGACGCGACCGGCACGATTCGCGCGGTCGCGGGACAAGCGGGGCAACTGGATGAAAACGGCCGCATCATCAACGGCGGCCGCGCACTGACCGCCGACTCGCTCAGCTCGATTTTCTCTGGCCTGCTTGGCGGCGCACCGGCGGCGGCTTATATCGAGTCGACGGTCGGCGTGGCAGCGGGCGCGAAAACGGGGATGACGGCGGCCGTGGTCGGTCTGCTGTTTCTCGTCGTGATGTTCTTCTCGCCGCTCGCGAGCCTCGTGCCTTCGTACGCGACCGCACCGGCGCTGATGTACGTCGGCCTGCTGATGCTGTCGAACGTCAGCAAGCTGCATATGGACGACATGGTCGATTCGATGTCGGGCCTCATGTGCGCCGTGTTTATCGTGCTGACCGCGAACATCGTGACCGGCATCATGCTCGGCTTCGCGACGCTGGTGATCGGCCGCGTGGTGAGCGGCGAATATCGCAAGCTGAACGTGGGGACGGTGGCGATCGCGGTCGTGCTGGTCGGCTTCTATCTCGGCGGATGGGCGATCTGA
- a CDS encoding NAD-dependent epimerase/dehydratase family protein, which translates to MKIFITGASGFIGGSIAAHLVRAGHQVRGLIRNADHTAELKRLGIEPVIGTLDDRDLLIAEAQAADAVINAASSDHEGAVKALIDGLAGSGKPFLHTSGSSIVGDASGGEAGEARIYHEDALPTPTPDKVARVAIDLLVLNAAQMNIRSAVLCNTLIYGHGAVAGSASVQLPRLVRQAQKSGVVRHVGSGGNIWSNVFIDDVAELYRLALEKTPAGTFYFVESGEASFREMSAAIARKMKLGEPQDWPLADAQKEWGYEMASYGLGSNSRVRGERARKLLGWKPARTSVIEWIERDM; encoded by the coding sequence TTGAAGATTTTCATCACGGGCGCAAGCGGTTTTATCGGCGGCTCGATTGCTGCGCATCTGGTGCGCGCCGGCCATCAAGTACGCGGTCTGATCCGCAATGCCGACCACACGGCCGAACTGAAACGGCTCGGCATCGAACCGGTCATCGGCACGCTCGACGACCGCGACCTGCTGATCGCCGAAGCGCAAGCCGCCGACGCGGTCATCAACGCGGCGAGCAGCGATCACGAAGGCGCGGTCAAGGCGCTGATCGACGGGCTCGCCGGTTCGGGCAAACCGTTCCTGCATACCAGCGGCTCGAGCATCGTCGGCGATGCGTCGGGCGGCGAAGCGGGCGAGGCGCGCATCTATCACGAAGACGCGCTGCCCACGCCGACGCCCGACAAAGTCGCGCGCGTCGCAATCGACCTGCTGGTCCTCAACGCCGCACAGATGAACATCCGCTCGGCGGTGCTGTGCAATACGCTGATCTACGGTCACGGCGCCGTGGCCGGCAGCGCGAGCGTGCAGTTGCCGCGTCTCGTGCGTCAGGCGCAAAAGAGCGGCGTGGTGCGTCACGTGGGCAGCGGCGGCAACATCTGGTCGAACGTGTTTATCGACGACGTCGCCGAGCTGTATCGCCTCGCGTTGGAGAAAACCCCTGCGGGCACGTTCTATTTCGTCGAAAGCGGCGAAGCGTCGTTCCGCGAGATGAGCGCCGCGATTGCCCGCAAGATGAAACTCGGCGAGCCGCAAGACTGGCCGCTCGCCGACGCGCAAAAAGAATGGGGCTACGAAATGGCCTCGTACGGCCTCGGTTCGAATAGCCGCGTGCGTGGCGAGCGCGCGCGCAAACTGCTCGGCTGGAAGCCGGCGCGCACGTCGGTGATCGAGTGGATCGAACGCGATATGTGA
- a CDS encoding DUF899 domain-containing protein, translated as MEPQHRIGTKQEWLDASRALLVEEKAHMRAGDEIARKRRELPWVKVDKTYTFDTPQGRKTLADLFDGRSQLIVYHFMLGKDWEEGCVGCSFVSDHMAGALPHLEHHDVTYVTVSHAPLAKIEAFKKRMEWTFPWVSSEGSDFNFDYHVSFTPEQLASKKAFYNFKEQDVGIDEQHGHSVFYKDRNGDVFHTYSCFGRGDERFLNTYAHLDITPKGRNEERGLTDWVRHHDRYEEEKKAAEKNGGCAGCGTGS; from the coding sequence ATGGAACCGCAACACCGCATTGGCACGAAACAGGAATGGCTGGACGCGAGCCGGGCGCTTCTCGTCGAAGAAAAAGCGCACATGCGCGCAGGCGATGAAATTGCCCGCAAACGCCGCGAATTACCGTGGGTGAAGGTCGACAAGACCTATACGTTCGACACGCCGCAAGGCCGCAAAACGCTTGCCGACCTGTTCGACGGACGCAGCCAGTTGATCGTCTATCACTTCATGCTGGGCAAGGATTGGGAAGAGGGCTGCGTCGGCTGCTCGTTCGTGTCGGATCATATGGCCGGCGCGTTGCCTCATCTGGAGCATCACGACGTGACCTATGTGACGGTGTCGCATGCGCCGCTCGCGAAGATCGAGGCCTTTAAAAAGCGGATGGAATGGACTTTCCCGTGGGTGTCGTCGGAGGGAAGCGACTTCAATTTCGACTATCACGTGTCGTTCACGCCGGAGCAACTGGCCAGCAAGAAGGCGTTCTACAACTTCAAGGAGCAGGATGTCGGCATCGACGAGCAACACGGCCACAGCGTGTTCTACAAGGACCGCAATGGCGACGTGTTTCACACGTATTCATGCTTCGGGCGCGGCGACGAACGTTTTCTGAACACATACGCGCATCTGGATATCACACCGAAAGGACGCAATGAAGAGCGCGGGCTGACCGACTGGGTCAGGCATCACGATAGATATGAAGAAGAGAAGAAGGCGGCTGAAAAGAACGGTGGTTGCGCGGGATGCGGAACCGGTTCGTGA
- a CDS encoding ArsR/SmtB family transcription factor: protein MVKFNDALLDRTFAALSDPTRRALLARLSEHDLSISELAAPFAMSLPAVMKHLDVLSDAGLITRNKTGRTVACRLAAGPMEEAMEWLNRYQRFWSESLDRLAAFVEEEPASCPPDPPSPPTPSSPASPSGGVSTPRPPGSSARGRNRRNS from the coding sequence ATGGTTAAGTTTAATGATGCGTTACTCGATCGCACTTTCGCCGCGCTGTCGGACCCGACGCGGCGTGCGTTACTCGCGCGTCTGTCGGAGCACGATCTGTCGATCAGCGAACTCGCCGCACCGTTCGCGATGTCCTTGCCCGCGGTGATGAAGCACCTCGACGTGCTGTCCGACGCGGGGCTTATCACGCGCAACAAAACCGGCCGCACGGTGGCGTGCCGGTTAGCCGCCGGACCCATGGAAGAAGCGATGGAATGGCTCAACCGCTATCAGCGCTTCTGGTCCGAATCGCTCGACCGTCTTGCCGCTTTCGTCGAAGAGGAGCCCGCCTCATGTCCACCCGATCCGCCCAGCCCGCCCACGCCGTCCAGCCCAGCCTCACCCTCCGGCGGCGTCTCGACGCCACGCCCGCCAGGATCTTCCGCGCGTGGACGGAACCGGCGCAATTCATGA